Proteins encoded by one window of Deinococcus radiodurans R1 = ATCC 13939 = DSM 20539:
- a CDS encoding aldo/keto reductase family protein encodes MEYRKLGKSGLKVSEVALGGWETYGVNQDASKMVGDIVRAAYDEGVNFFDQADVYARGQSEQLMGAVLRDFPRHTLVLSSKVFWPMSDDVNDRGLSRKHVLESIDGSLRRLGTDYLDIYFAHRYDPEVPMEEIVMAFDQVIRDGKALYWGTSMWPAARIAQAVEFAKANGLHAPVTEQPEYSMVRRDRVEQEILPYTEGAGIGLVVWSPLAMGLLTGKYDEGRPEGARLTEKENWAGSYLTDENIQKVRDLKSIADDLGVTRAQLALAWLLRQKGVSSVITGATKVNQIQDTVKAAGVRLSDDVQRRIEDILKPA; translated from the coding sequence ATGGAATACCGCAAACTTGGCAAAAGTGGCCTGAAGGTCAGCGAGGTCGCCCTCGGCGGCTGGGAAACCTACGGCGTCAACCAGGACGCCTCCAAGATGGTCGGGGACATCGTGCGCGCCGCCTACGACGAGGGCGTGAATTTCTTCGACCAAGCCGACGTGTACGCGCGCGGACAGTCCGAGCAACTGATGGGCGCCGTGCTGCGCGACTTTCCCCGGCACACGCTGGTGCTGTCGAGCAAGGTCTTCTGGCCGATGAGCGACGACGTGAACGACCGCGGGCTGTCGCGCAAGCACGTGCTGGAGAGCATCGACGGCTCGCTGCGCCGCCTGGGCACCGATTACCTCGACATCTACTTTGCCCACCGCTACGACCCCGAAGTGCCGATGGAAGAAATCGTGATGGCCTTCGACCAGGTCATCCGCGACGGCAAGGCGCTGTACTGGGGCACCTCCATGTGGCCCGCCGCCCGCATCGCGCAGGCGGTCGAGTTTGCCAAAGCCAACGGCCTGCACGCCCCCGTCACCGAGCAGCCCGAATACTCGATGGTGCGCCGCGACCGAGTGGAACAGGAAATCCTGCCCTACACCGAGGGCGCGGGCATCGGCCTGGTCGTCTGGAGCCCGCTGGCGATGGGCCTGCTGACCGGCAAGTATGACGAAGGCCGGCCCGAGGGCGCCCGCCTGACCGAGAAGGAAAACTGGGCCGGCAGCTACCTCACCGACGAGAACATTCAGAAGGTGCGCGACCTGAAATCCATCGCCGACGACCTCGGGGTGACGCGTGCCCAGCTCGCCCTGGCATGGCTGCTGCGGCAAAAGGGCGTGAGCAGCGTGATTACCGGCGCCACCAAGGTGAATCAGATTCAGGACACCGTCAAGGCGGCGGGCGTGCGCCTGAGCGACGACGTGCAGCGCCGCATCGAGGACATCCTCAAGCCGGCCTGA
- a CDS encoding LptA/OstA family protein, with protein sequence MPERRFLPAPLLGVSLLTAALCGSVLWGAAHAQDTAPAPQSAPATAQPAASSTETAPTQTAPSPSEAAPDINAPTAHEQAGRCVEGTEQTCMDLVRRSKDGEERRIMVIRTGSDDTTGIYALCTPQDDEPEDAPNVGVFSESGAGGIRIVIDKNLIQAPLAVVTQQAAKSDGEGEAAEGSDGRVEASSGTARFLDDVPEGQTDRLARCGVAVDRKPTPGTVRVTQGKTHLTGQTLNYDGDDGIARIAGPITFQRDDQEDPLSGESKNIEINVDTEATVLVGDVVLRSKGGRVSKAGRVEYDDQANTARLYATPEQPAESVRGNDVLRISSGVIVYNLEKNEVYTNAGEGGNITGEFQDEAAPDTSP encoded by the coding sequence ATGCCTGAGCGCCGCTTTCTTCCCGCTCCGCTGCTGGGGGTTTCCCTGCTGACTGCGGCCCTGTGCGGCTCGGTGCTGTGGGGAGCGGCGCACGCCCAGGACACTGCGCCTGCCCCTCAGTCGGCACCAGCAACCGCGCAACCGGCGGCTTCTTCCACCGAGACGGCCCCGACTCAGACTGCCCCCAGCCCCAGCGAGGCCGCCCCCGACATCAACGCCCCGACCGCCCACGAGCAGGCCGGGCGCTGCGTGGAGGGCACCGAGCAGACCTGCATGGACCTGGTGCGCCGCAGCAAGGACGGCGAGGAGCGCCGGATCATGGTCATTCGCACCGGCAGCGACGACACCACCGGCATCTACGCCCTGTGTACCCCGCAGGACGACGAGCCCGAGGACGCCCCGAACGTGGGCGTGTTCAGCGAAAGCGGCGCGGGCGGGATTCGCATCGTCATCGACAAGAACCTCATTCAGGCGCCGCTGGCGGTGGTGACGCAGCAGGCGGCCAAGAGTGACGGTGAGGGAGAGGCCGCCGAGGGCAGCGATGGCCGGGTGGAAGCGAGCAGCGGCACCGCCCGCTTTCTCGACGACGTGCCCGAAGGTCAGACCGACCGGCTCGCGCGCTGCGGCGTGGCTGTGGACCGCAAGCCCACGCCCGGCACCGTGCGCGTGACCCAGGGCAAGACCCACCTGACCGGGCAGACCCTCAACTACGACGGCGACGACGGCATTGCCCGCATCGCCGGTCCCATTACTTTTCAGCGCGACGACCAGGAAGACCCGTTGTCGGGTGAGAGCAAGAATATCGAAATCAACGTGGACACTGAGGCCACCGTGCTCGTCGGCGACGTGGTGCTGCGCAGCAAGGGCGGGCGCGTGAGCAAGGCGGGCCGGGTGGAGTACGACGACCAGGCGAACACCGCCCGGCTCTACGCCACCCCCGAACAGCCTGCCGAGAGCGTGCGCGGCAACGACGTGCTGCGTATCAGCAGCGGCGTCATCGTGTACAACCTCGAAAAGAACGAGGTCTACACCAACGCGGGCGAGGGCGGCAACATCACCGGCGAGTTTCAGGACGAGGCGGCGCCAGATACGAGTCCCTGA
- the paaI gene encoding hydroxyphenylacetyl-CoA thioesterase PaaI, with protein sequence MSYAEVLGMTILDASPDLTRVALTVTEAGLNMHGTAHGGLIFSLADEAFAVISNLDAQAVAAETHMSFFRAAREGERLVAVATPERVGRTLATYRIEVRRGEEGEVLALFLGTVSRREKQS encoded by the coding sequence ATGTCCTACGCCGAAGTCCTGGGGATGACCATACTCGACGCCTCGCCCGACCTGACGCGGGTGGCCCTGACCGTGACGGAGGCGGGCCTGAACATGCACGGCACCGCGCACGGCGGCCTGATCTTCAGCCTCGCCGACGAAGCGTTCGCCGTCATCAGCAACCTGGACGCGCAGGCGGTCGCCGCCGAAACGCATATGAGCTTTTTCCGCGCCGCCCGTGAGGGAGAGCGGCTCGTCGCCGTCGCCACGCCCGAGCGGGTGGGCCGGACCCTGGCGACCTACCGCATCGAGGTGCGCCGGGGCGAGGAGGGCGAAGTGCTGGCGCTGTTTCTCGGCACAGTGTCGCGGCGGGAAAAGCAGAGCTAA
- the tnpA gene encoding IS200/IS605-like element ISDra2 family transposase — MTYVILPLEMKKGRGYVYQLEYHLIWCVKYRHQVLVGEVADGLKDILRDIAAQNGLEVITMEVMPDHVHLLLSATPQQAIPDFVKALKGASARRMFVAYPQLKEKLWGGNLWNPSYCILTVSENTRAQIQKYIESQHDKE, encoded by the coding sequence ATGACATATGTTATTCTTCCCCTTGAGATGAAGAAAGGCCGGGGTTACGTCTATCAGCTTGAATACCACCTCATCTGGTGCGTGAAATACCGTCATCAGGTGTTGGTGGGTGAGGTTGCTGATGGACTGAAAGACATCCTGCGTGACATTGCCGCTCAGAACGGGCTGGAAGTCATCACGATGGAAGTCATGCCTGACCACGTTCACCTCCTGCTAAGCGCAACCCCACAGCAAGCCATCCCCGACTTCGTGAAGGCGCTGAAAGGCGCTTCCGCACGTCGGATGTTCGTGGCCTACCCGCAGTTGAAAGAAAAGCTGTGGGGCGGCAATCTCTGGAACCCGTCGTATTGCATCCTGACTGTTTCTGAAAACACCCGCGCTCAGATTCAGAAATACATAGAGAGCCAGCATGATAAGGAATAA
- the tnpB gene encoding IS200/IS605 family element RNA-guided endonuclease TnpB: MIRNKAFVVRLYPNAAQTELINRTLGSARFVYNHFLARRIAAYKESGKGLTYGQTSSELTLLKQAEETSWLSEVDKFALQNSLKNLETAYKNFFRTVKQSGKKVGFPRFRKKRTGESYRTQFTNNNIQIGEGRLKLPKLGWVKTKGQQDIQGKILNVTVRRIHEGHYEASVLCEVEIPYLPAAPKFAAGVDVGIKDFAIVTDGVRFKHEQNPKYYRSTLKRLRKAQQTLSRRKKGSARYGKAKTKLARIHKRIVNKRQDFLHKLTTSLVREYEIIGTEHLKPDNMRKNRRLALSISDAGWGEFIRQLEYKAAWYGRLVSKVSPYFPSSQLCHDCGFKNPEVKNLAVRTWTCPNCGETHDRDENAALNIRREALVAAGISDTLNAHGGYVRPASAGNGLRSENHATLVV; the protein is encoded by the coding sequence ATGATAAGGAATAAGGCTTTCGTGGTCAGGCTGTACCCAAATGCGGCTCAGACTGAACTGATTAACCGCACGCTGGGTAGCGCAAGGTTCGTCTACAACCACTTCCTTGCCCGTCGCATTGCGGCCTACAAGGAAAGCGGGAAGGGACTGACCTACGGGCAAACGAGTAGCGAACTGACCCTTCTGAAGCAGGCTGAAGAAACCTCCTGGCTCTCGGAAGTAGATAAGTTTGCTTTGCAGAACTCGCTGAAAAACCTTGAGACCGCGTACAAGAACTTCTTTCGGACTGTGAAGCAGTCCGGTAAAAAGGTAGGATTCCCACGTTTCAGAAAGAAGCGCACGGGAGAGTCCTACCGGACTCAATTCACCAACAACAACATCCAAATTGGGGAAGGTAGGCTCAAACTTCCTAAGCTGGGATGGGTGAAAACCAAGGGCCAGCAGGATATTCAAGGGAAGATTCTGAATGTCACTGTGCGCCGTATTCACGAAGGCCATTACGAAGCGTCCGTTCTCTGTGAAGTCGAGATTCCCTACCTGCCTGCGGCTCCCAAGTTTGCAGCGGGTGTGGATGTCGGCATCAAGGATTTTGCCATCGTGACCGATGGCGTGAGGTTTAAGCATGAACAGAATCCGAAATATTACCGCTCCACCCTGAAAAGACTTCGTAAAGCTCAGCAAACCCTGTCCAGACGGAAGAAGGGCAGCGCACGTTACGGGAAAGCGAAAACCAAGCTGGCTCGGATTCACAAGCGCATTGTCAATAAGCGTCAGGATTTCCTTCACAAGCTCACCACCTCCCTGGTGCGTGAGTACGAAATCATCGGAACCGAACACCTTAAACCCGACAACATGCGGAAAAATCGCCGCCTTGCACTGAGCATCAGTGATGCGGGCTGGGGTGAGTTCATCCGGCAGTTGGAATACAAGGCAGCGTGGTACGGGCGACTGGTATCTAAAGTCAGCCCCTACTTTCCATCTAGCCAGTTGTGTCATGACTGCGGATTCAAGAATCCCGAAGTGAAGAATCTTGCCGTCCGTACATGGACTTGCCCGAACTGTGGGGAAACCCATGACCGAGACGAGAACGCTGCGCTGAACATTCGGCGTGAAGCGTTGGTGGCTGCGGGAATCTCAGACACCTTAAACGCTCATGGAGGCTATGTCAGACCTGCTTCGGCGGGCAATGGTCTGCGAAGTGAGAATCACGCGACTTTAGTCGTGTGA
- a CDS encoding TM2 domain-containing protein has product MTDKDRDAGPSGNAPSWVDEVLSSSSSAPRPVEGRHGQTADPAQNPAGTAPGSGWDHWPQTDAARDLRLPGDPPRPAPPSFDSDDWAARATGGEVRDPQGRDPQESRTTVYSAAPQTDAWGDPVRPAPPAPVKPVRGQMGQSNGPAGLPVREDIAQKKLIAGLLGIFLGSLGVHKFYLGQNGAGLLMLGVNIGVWVLAIVLSLLTLGLGAIILFPLAGFVTSVLGVIGLIEGILYLTKSDADFQRDYLYGNKAWF; this is encoded by the coding sequence ATGACCGACAAAGATCGCGACGCAGGCCCGTCCGGCAACGCTCCCTCGTGGGTGGACGAGGTGCTGTCTTCCTCGTCGTCTGCCCCGCGTCCAGTCGAAGGGCGGCACGGGCAGACGGCGGACCCGGCGCAGAACCCGGCGGGCACGGCGCCCGGCAGCGGGTGGGACCACTGGCCCCAGACGGACGCAGCGCGCGACCTGCGCCTGCCGGGAGATCCGCCGCGCCCCGCGCCGCCCTCCTTCGACAGCGACGACTGGGCGGCCCGCGCCACCGGGGGGGAAGTTCGTGACCCGCAGGGCAGAGACCCCCAGGAGAGCCGCACCACCGTCTACTCCGCCGCCCCGCAGACCGACGCCTGGGGCGACCCGGTGCGGCCTGCACCCCCGGCGCCGGTCAAGCCGGTACGTGGGCAGATGGGCCAGAGCAATGGGCCCGCTGGCCTGCCCGTGCGGGAGGACATCGCGCAGAAGAAGCTGATTGCCGGACTGCTCGGCATCTTTCTGGGCAGCCTGGGCGTGCACAAGTTCTACCTCGGTCAGAACGGGGCAGGGCTGCTGATGCTGGGGGTCAACATCGGCGTCTGGGTGCTGGCGATTGTGCTGTCGCTGCTCACGCTGGGCCTCGGGGCCATCATCCTGTTTCCGCTCGCGGGCTTCGTGACCAGCGTGCTGGGCGTCATCGGGCTAATCGAAGGCATCCTGTACCTCACCAAGTCCGACGCCGACTTTCAGCGCGACTACCTGTACGGCAACAAAGCCTGGTTCTGA
- a CDS encoding response regulator transcription factor encodes MRLLLVEDDPRIAEPTAAALREAGYAVTWAQTGPEGLEAAMLGEFPLVVLDVMLPGLDGFEIAGQLREAEVDSPILFLTARGEVSDRVQGLDLGGDAYLVKPFAMPELLAQLRALTRRERGQSAPRVSFAGGRGGLDTVARTVTWDGQEVAVTGREYELLSALALAPERWLTREELLDRVWGPEFGGEARIVDVYVRYLRRKLAPEAISSERGRGYRTEK; translated from the coding sequence ATGCGCCTGCTGCTCGTCGAGGACGACCCCCGCATTGCCGAACCCACCGCCGCCGCCCTGCGTGAAGCCGGGTACGCGGTGACCTGGGCGCAAACGGGGCCGGAGGGCTTAGAGGCGGCGATGCTCGGCGAGTTTCCGCTGGTCGTCCTCGACGTGATGCTGCCGGGCCTGGACGGTTTCGAGATTGCCGGGCAGCTGCGCGAGGCGGAGGTGGACTCGCCCATCCTGTTTCTGACGGCGCGGGGCGAGGTGAGTGACCGGGTGCAGGGACTCGACCTCGGCGGCGACGCTTACCTCGTCAAGCCGTTTGCCATGCCTGAACTGCTCGCGCAGCTGCGCGCACTCACCCGGCGCGAACGGGGGCAGAGTGCGCCGCGCGTGAGCTTCGCCGGGGGGCGCGGCGGGCTGGATACGGTAGCGCGCACCGTGACCTGGGACGGGCAGGAAGTCGCCGTGACCGGGCGCGAGTACGAGCTGCTCAGCGCCCTGGCCCTGGCGCCCGAGCGCTGGCTGACGCGTGAGGAACTGCTCGACCGGGTGTGGGGGCCGGAGTTCGGGGGCGAGGCCCGCATCGTGGACGTGTACGTGCGCTACCTGCGGCGCAAACTGGCGCCCGAGGCCATCAGCAGCGAGCGGGGCCGGGGCTACCGGACCGAGAAGTGA
- a CDS encoding sensor histidine kinase, translated as MKLSLRARWALWSGLATGLAAVLVAAGLFFAVSGLLQQAQYDRALAAARTAGDRIEDLIRQRRDDPLDLRGRDHDHDAPEFNPLDVLSGRVTITAADLERAAQGGGPGAQPTGLELRLTVPQNPASQSSDDAPAPGSQTWAAVQTARFPAGVAAGLAPGIYRRGDLLLVVRPLRGGARLTAAQDVQVLGAAREAFGRALAWLLPAALLLALGLGWWVAGRLLRPVQALEGAAQAIGSGGDLRTPLPGAGAGDELARLALTLQQSFGRLADSREREQAFLRAAAHDLRSPLAALQARVDGTLARERDPERYQHDLRELGRDLTRLSTLANHLLLLARDPSALARAPVPLRDLAADAVDRARELDPLADVDLLPCPPLTVQGDRVLLGQAIWNLTANAVRHAPEATVTVRVSQGGPWARVTVQDDGPGVSPEVLAKLGEAFYRPSESRSGDGHGLGLALARRAAELHGGELQLSSAPGQGFCAELVLPLSGMEPAGREPEHVTP; from the coding sequence GTGAAGCTCTCGCTGCGTGCGCGCTGGGCGCTGTGGTCAGGGCTGGCGACGGGGCTGGCCGCCGTGCTGGTGGCGGCGGGCCTGTTTTTCGCCGTCAGCGGGTTGCTGCAACAGGCGCAGTACGACCGCGCCCTTGCGGCGGCGCGGACGGCGGGCGACCGCATCGAAGACCTCATTCGGCAGCGGCGCGACGACCCGCTCGACCTGCGGGGCCGCGACCACGACCACGACGCGCCCGAGTTTAATCCGCTCGATGTCCTCAGTGGCCGCGTCACGATTACGGCGGCGGACCTCGAACGGGCGGCGCAGGGCGGTGGGCCGGGTGCTCAGCCCACGGGCCTGGAACTGCGGCTGACGGTGCCCCAGAACCCGGCGAGTCAGAGTTCAGACGACGCCCCTGCACCCGGCTCACAAACCTGGGCCGCCGTGCAGACGGCGCGCTTTCCGGCGGGGGTGGCGGCGGGGCTCGCCCCCGGCATCTACCGGCGGGGCGACCTGCTGCTGGTGGTGCGCCCCCTGCGCGGCGGGGCGCGGCTCACGGCGGCGCAGGACGTGCAGGTGCTCGGCGCGGCGCGTGAGGCGTTCGGGCGGGCGCTGGCGTGGCTGCTGCCCGCCGCACTGCTGCTCGCGCTCGGGCTGGGTTGGTGGGTGGCGGGGCGGCTGCTGCGCCCAGTGCAGGCACTCGAAGGCGCAGCGCAGGCCATCGGCAGCGGGGGCGACCTGCGAACGCCGCTGCCGGGGGCGGGCGCGGGCGACGAACTCGCGCGGCTGGCGCTCACCTTGCAGCAGAGTTTCGGACGGCTCGCCGACTCGCGCGAGCGTGAGCAGGCTTTTCTGCGCGCCGCTGCCCACGACCTGCGCAGCCCGCTCGCCGCCCTGCAAGCGCGAGTGGACGGCACCCTGGCCCGCGAACGCGACCCCGAGCGCTACCAGCACGACCTGCGCGAACTTGGGCGCGACCTGACCCGGCTCTCTACCCTCGCCAACCACCTGCTGCTGCTCGCGCGTGACCCCTCGGCGCTCGCCCGCGCTCCGGTGCCGCTGCGCGACCTCGCCGCCGACGCGGTGGACCGGGCCCGCGAACTCGACCCGCTCGCCGACGTGGACCTGCTCCCCTGCCCGCCGCTGACGGTGCAGGGAGACCGGGTGCTGCTCGGCCAGGCCATCTGGAACCTGACCGCCAACGCAGTGCGGCACGCGCCGGAAGCGACGGTCACAGTGCGCGTTTCGCAAGGCGGTCCCTGGGCGCGCGTCACCGTACAGGACGATGGCCCCGGCGTGTCGCCCGAAGTGCTGGCCAAGCTCGGAGAAGCCTTTTACCGCCCCAGCGAGAGCCGCAGTGGAGACGGGCACGGCCTGGGGCTGGCCCTCGCCCGCCGCGCCGCCGAGTTGCACGGCGGAGAGTTGCAGCTGAGCAGCGCACCGGGCCAGGGCTTCTGCGCCGAGCTGGTGCTGCCGCTCTCTGGAATGGAACCGGCGGGCAGAGAACCGGAGCATGTGACGCCATGA
- a CDS encoding nucleotidyltransferase family protein: MSLPAQAAPHWNAVVLGGGDPGDPFAAAHGAKVKALIELAGEPLGLHVLRALRESGRVERVAYVGPTTPEMDALIDERVTDAGSLLANLEAGVRALPGGERAARVLVVTADIPLVTAEQLRDVLDQAAQQSPDAGLIYPVVRREACDAAFPGVKRTYVKVRDGTFTGGNLFLLDPRLIGQFLPRLREVLAARKAPLKLAGIIGPSVLLRLLTGRLDVATLERKVSEILGVEARALITPHAAIGTDIDKDSDLELARQVLGPRSPA; this comes from the coding sequence ATGTCCCTTCCTGCGCAGGCCGCCCCCCACTGGAACGCTGTCGTCCTGGGAGGCGGCGACCCCGGCGACCCGTTTGCCGCCGCGCACGGGGCGAAGGTCAAGGCGCTGATCGAGCTGGCGGGCGAACCGCTGGGTCTGCACGTCCTGCGCGCGCTGCGGGAAAGTGGCCGGGTGGAGCGGGTGGCCTACGTGGGGCCGACCACGCCCGAGATGGACGCGCTGATCGACGAGCGCGTGACCGACGCGGGCAGCCTGCTCGCCAACCTGGAAGCCGGGGTGCGGGCGCTGCCGGGCGGCGAGCGGGCGGCGCGGGTGCTGGTGGTCACCGCCGACATTCCACTCGTGACGGCGGAGCAACTGCGCGACGTGCTCGACCAGGCCGCGCAGCAGTCGCCGGACGCTGGCCTCATCTACCCGGTGGTGCGGCGCGAGGCGTGCGACGCCGCGTTTCCGGGCGTCAAGCGCACGTATGTCAAGGTGCGCGACGGGACGTTTACCGGCGGCAACCTCTTTTTGCTCGACCCGCGCCTCATCGGTCAGTTTTTGCCCCGGCTGCGCGAGGTGCTTGCGGCGCGCAAAGCCCCGCTCAAACTTGCCGGCATCATCGGGCCGTCGGTGCTGCTGCGGCTGCTGACGGGGCGGCTGGACGTGGCGACGCTGGAACGCAAGGTGAGCGAGATTCTGGGCGTGGAGGCGCGGGCGCTCATCACCCCGCACGCCGCCATCGGCACCGACATCGACAAGGACAGCGACCTTGAACTCGCGCGGCAGGTGCTCGGCCCGCGTTCCCCCGCCTAG
- a CDS encoding ferredoxin: MPHVITSPCIGVKDQACTEVCPVECIYEGGEQFFIHPDECIDCGACVPACPVSAIFPEEDVPDGEQDFIVKNSAHFGL, from the coding sequence ATGCCCCATGTGATCACCAGCCCCTGCATCGGCGTGAAGGACCAGGCCTGCACCGAAGTCTGCCCCGTGGAATGCATCTACGAGGGCGGCGAGCAGTTTTTCATCCACCCCGACGAGTGCATCGACTGCGGCGCCTGCGTGCCCGCCTGCCCGGTCAGCGCGATTTTCCCCGAAGAAGACGTGCCGGACGGCGAGCAGGACTTCATCGTGAAAAACAGCGCCCACTTCGGGCTGTAA
- a CDS encoding metallophosphoesterase family protein, which yields MAFVRLLLLSDIHANLTALQAVMEDAERRRYDQIVHLGDALGYGPHPHDVLEVLRDLDAKCIVGNHDQMLLEYADGTRPYKESTVASVLKWQLGRLTERDLRWVRDWRDGIDDPDVGARYRHGTPTSLDEYMDSVPAARDAFAQWQGMLAFVGHTHVPAVYATLNAPVGDWIKGHTLSDTTTYLVPPRARVILNPGSVGQPRDHDPRASYAIFDTARSAFEVFRVPYDVARTQAAIREAGLPEVLAARLAVGK from the coding sequence ATGGCGTTTGTGCGGCTGCTGCTGCTTTCTGATATCCACGCCAACCTGACGGCTCTCCAAGCGGTAATGGAGGACGCCGAACGTCGTCGTTATGACCAGATTGTCCACCTGGGCGACGCGCTCGGCTACGGCCCGCATCCCCACGACGTGCTGGAAGTGCTGCGCGACCTCGACGCCAAATGCATCGTGGGCAACCACGACCAGATGCTGCTCGAATACGCCGACGGCACCCGGCCCTACAAGGAAAGCACGGTGGCCTCGGTGCTCAAGTGGCAACTCGGGCGCCTGACCGAGCGCGACCTGCGCTGGGTGCGCGATTGGCGCGACGGCATCGACGACCCTGACGTGGGCGCGCGCTACCGCCACGGCACCCCGACCAGCCTCGACGAGTACATGGACTCGGTGCCCGCCGCCCGCGACGCCTTCGCGCAGTGGCAGGGGATGCTGGCCTTCGTGGGCCACACCCATGTGCCGGCGGTGTACGCCACGCTCAACGCTCCGGTGGGCGACTGGATCAAAGGCCACACCCTGAGCGACACGACCACTTACCTGGTGCCGCCGCGCGCCCGCGTGATTCTCAACCCTGGCAGCGTGGGCCAGCCGCGCGACCACGACCCACGCGCCAGCTACGCGATTTTCGACACGGCGCGCTCGGCGTTCGAGGTCTTCCGGGTGCCCTACGACGTGGCCCGCACCCAGGCCGCCATCCGCGAGGCGGGGCTGCCCGAGGTGCTCGCGGCGCGGCTCGCCGTCGGCAAATGA
- a CDS encoding DNA polymerase III subunit produces MTAPSSPAPALAAAALHGPLLEQTGSFGGNALLLSGPARVGKLDLAYAIAAQHNCSGPRGMYGEACGQCPSCRALQAGAHPDVLRLEPRATTSTGKAARKRIIPIGAVLESRDTGREYETHVYEFLEVRPTFERRVVIVAGAEYLNPQAANALLKLVEEPPHRALFLFLAEDLRSVLPTIVSRSARLSVVPASDTAMSRALIQSGQEADEELLAFAAGRARVLSEAEAVRAALADARTLTTALEDGLLTALDAAAALEKRWDPTWHPEALRFAWRERLPQQRARADLALSALEAALEAYANPALSFQVFALALREAFGESR; encoded by the coding sequence ATGACCGCGCCCAGCAGTCCGGCACCTGCGCTGGCCGCTGCGGCGCTGCACGGCCCGCTGCTTGAACAAACCGGCAGCTTCGGCGGCAACGCGCTGCTGCTCTCCGGCCCGGCGCGGGTGGGCAAGCTCGACCTCGCCTACGCGATTGCCGCGCAGCACAATTGCAGCGGCCCACGCGGCATGTACGGCGAGGCGTGCGGGCAATGTCCCTCGTGCCGCGCCCTGCAAGCCGGCGCGCACCCCGATGTGCTGCGGCTCGAGCCCCGCGCGACGACGAGCACCGGCAAGGCGGCCAGAAAACGCATCATTCCCATCGGCGCGGTGCTGGAAAGCCGCGACACGGGGCGCGAGTACGAGACGCACGTCTACGAGTTTCTGGAAGTTCGACCTACCTTCGAGCGGCGGGTGGTCATCGTGGCGGGGGCCGAGTACCTCAACCCGCAGGCGGCGAACGCACTGCTCAAGCTGGTGGAGGAGCCGCCGCACCGCGCCCTGTTTCTCTTTCTGGCCGAGGACCTGCGCTCGGTATTGCCCACCATCGTCAGCCGCAGCGCCCGCCTGAGCGTGGTGCCGGCGAGCGACACGGCCATGTCGCGTGCGCTTATTCAGTCGGGGCAGGAGGCCGACGAGGAACTGCTCGCCTTCGCCGCCGGACGCGCCCGCGTGCTGAGCGAGGCCGAGGCGGTCCGCGCCGCGCTGGCAGACGCCCGTACGCTGACCACCGCCCTGGAAGACGGCCTGCTGACCGCGCTGGACGCCGCCGCCGCGCTGGAAAAGCGCTGGGATCCGACCTGGCACCCCGAGGCCCTGCGCTTCGCCTGGCGTGAGCGACTGCCGCAGCAACGTGCCCGCGCCGACCTCGCGCTGAGTGCCCTGGAAGCGGCGCTGGAAGCCTACGCCAACCCCGCGCTGAGTTTTCAGGTTTTTGCGCTGGCACTGCGCGAGGCGTTCGGGGAAAGCCGCTAG